A region of Sesamum indicum cultivar Zhongzhi No. 13 linkage group LG7, S_indicum_v1.0, whole genome shotgun sequence DNA encodes the following proteins:
- the LOC110012319 gene encoding uncharacterized protein LOC110012319, with protein sequence MTGRADIEGSKSNVAMNAWLPQASYPSGNFSDTSSYKFQRVKGSVSHAFTVRIRTGNQNQTSFYPFVPHEISFLVELILGHLRYLLTDVPPQPNSPPDNVFRPDRPAGACLGSKKRGSAPPPIHGISKITLKVVVFHFRLSAPTYPTPLKSFHKVGLESSSTGSSFPTNSAKPVPLAVVSLDSRQRQWESR encoded by the coding sequence ATGACAGGAAGAGCCGACATTGAAGGATCAAAAAGCAACGTCGCTATGAACGCTTGGCTGCCACAAGCCAGTTATCCCTCTGGTAACTTTTCTGACACCTCTAGCTACAAATTCCAAAGGGTTAAAGGATCGGTAAGCCACGCTTTCACGGTTCGTATTCGTACTGGAAATCAGAATCAAACGAGCTTTTACCCTTTTGTTCCACACGAGATTTCTTTTCTCGTTGAGCTCATCTTAGGACACCTGCGTTATCTTTTAACAGATGTGCCACCCCAGCCAAACTCCCCACCTGACAATGTCTTCCGCCCGGATCGGCCCGCCGGAGCGTGCCTTGGGTCCAAAAAGAGGGGCAGTGCCCCGCCTCCGATTCACggaataagtaaaataacgTTAAAAGTAGTGGTATTTCACTTTCGCCTTTCGGCTCCCACTTATCCTACACCTCTCAAGTCATTTCACAAAGTCGGACTAGAGTCAAGCTCAACAGGGTCTTCTTTCCCCACTAATTCCGCCAAGCCCGTTCCCTTAGCTGTGGTTTCGCTGGATAGTAGACAGAGACAGTGGGAATCTCGTTAA